The following proteins come from a genomic window of Frankia casuarinae:
- a CDS encoding response regulator transcription factor: protein MQPVRVLVVDDETTLAELLSMALRYEGWEVRSAADGRGALRLARDFRPDAVVLDIMLPDMDGLEVLRRLRAESPDVPVLFLTARDAVEDRVAGLTAGGDDYVTKPFSLEELVARLRGLMRRAARTTEALQGARLVVGDLTMDEESREVQRAGQPVHLTATEFELLRFFMRNPRRVLSKAQILDRVWNYDFGGQANVVELYVSYLRKKIDAGRPPMIHTMRGAGYVLRPADPALAPRTSATPSSRGTSPGPA, encoded by the coding sequence ATGCAACCGGTGCGGGTCCTCGTGGTGGACGACGAGACAACACTGGCGGAGCTGCTGTCGATGGCGCTGCGCTACGAGGGGTGGGAAGTGCGCAGCGCCGCGGATGGTCGCGGAGCGCTGCGGCTCGCCCGCGACTTCCGGCCGGACGCGGTGGTTCTCGATATCATGCTGCCCGACATGGACGGCTTGGAGGTGCTTCGGCGCCTGCGGGCGGAGAGCCCGGACGTACCGGTGCTGTTTCTGACCGCCCGGGACGCCGTCGAGGACCGGGTGGCGGGGCTCACCGCCGGCGGCGACGACTACGTCACGAAGCCGTTCAGTCTCGAGGAGCTCGTCGCGCGGCTGCGCGGACTGATGCGCCGCGCCGCGCGCACCACCGAGGCGTTGCAGGGCGCCCGGCTCGTCGTCGGCGATCTCACGATGGACGAGGAGAGCCGGGAGGTGCAGCGCGCCGGCCAGCCGGTGCACCTCACCGCCACCGAGTTCGAGCTGCTGCGCTTCTTCATGCGCAACCCACGCCGGGTGCTCAGCAAGGCCCAGATCCTCGACCGGGTCTGGAACTACGACTTCGGCGGCCAGGCGAACGTCGTCGAGCTCTACGTCTCGTACCTGCGCAAGAAGATCGACGCCGGCCGCCCCCCGATGATCCACACGATGCGCGGGGCCGGGTACGTCCTGCGGCCGGCCGATCCGGCGCTGGCACCGAGGACCTCCGCCACCCCGTCATCGAGGGGCACCTCGCCGGGCCCGGCATGA
- a CDS encoding sensor histidine kinase, which yields MSSPAHRVRIVPVAPSRWSLRTRLLALLMLLLATVSLVIVFVTAVALRGVLVDQLDRRLREASGRWDRPEPTFLQNLPSFPALPALPAPAAADSAATAAADSAATDSAATAAADQPSSLSPQQLRVRRFFRGPVDPGTLGAVVGEDGTYGAFIDTAGEGKELTTAETAVVAGIPAYLRPYTRAFGDQGDYRLLARTTHDDMIVVTGLPMKQVNATLTRMTMIAGVVALVGVAAAAIAGTAIVRVTLRPLRRVAATASRVAELPLDRGEVALSVRVPQVDTDPRTEVGQVGAALNRMLGHIGAALAARHASEMRMRQFLADVSHELRTPLAAISGYAELTRRTREHVPADVTYAMSRVESESARMTALVSDLLLLARLDSGRDLVREPVDVSRLIVNAVNDAHVAAPGHRFALDLPEEPVTVTGDPARLHQVLANLLANARTHTPPGTQVTASLTVSGPTAILAVVDDGPGIPPDLLPEVFQRFARGDSSRSRAAGSTGLGLAIVAAVVEAHHGHVRATSEPGRTAFMVELPRCLPPSETVPSEPARLTGPTHPDRASQPAHR from the coding sequence ATGAGCTCCCCGGCTCACCGGGTCCGGATCGTGCCGGTCGCGCCCTCGCGCTGGTCACTGCGCACCCGGCTGCTCGCCCTACTGATGCTCCTGCTGGCGACCGTCTCGCTGGTGATCGTGTTCGTCACCGCCGTCGCGCTGCGAGGAGTCCTCGTCGACCAGCTCGACAGGCGGCTGCGGGAGGCCAGCGGGCGATGGGACCGGCCGGAACCCACCTTTCTCCAGAACCTCCCGTCCTTCCCGGCCCTGCCGGCCCTCCCGGCCCCGGCCGCCGCCGACTCCGCTGCCACCGCTGCCGCCGACTCCGCTGCCACCGACTCCGCTGCCACCGCTGCCGCCGACCAGCCGTCCAGCCTCAGCCCGCAGCAGCTGCGGGTCCGCCGGTTCTTCCGTGGACCGGTCGATCCGGGAACGCTGGGAGCCGTCGTGGGCGAGGATGGAACCTACGGGGCCTTCATCGATACCGCCGGCGAGGGGAAGGAGCTGACCACCGCCGAGACCGCCGTCGTCGCGGGCATTCCCGCCTACCTGCGGCCGTATACCCGGGCGTTCGGCGATCAGGGTGACTATCGGCTCCTCGCGAGGACCACCCATGACGATATGATCGTCGTCACCGGGCTGCCGATGAAACAGGTGAACGCGACCCTCACCAGGATGACAATGATCGCTGGGGTGGTGGCGCTGGTGGGGGTCGCGGCCGCCGCGATCGCCGGCACGGCGATCGTCCGCGTCACGCTGCGACCGCTGCGGCGGGTCGCAGCGACGGCCTCCCGGGTCGCCGAGCTACCCCTCGACCGGGGTGAGGTGGCCCTGTCGGTGCGGGTGCCGCAGGTAGACACCGACCCGCGCACAGAGGTCGGCCAGGTCGGGGCGGCGCTCAACCGGATGCTCGGCCACATCGGTGCCGCGCTGGCCGCCCGCCACGCGAGCGAGATGCGGATGCGCCAGTTCCTCGCCGACGTCAGCCACGAACTGCGCACTCCGCTCGCGGCGATCAGCGGGTACGCCGAGCTGACCCGCCGGACCCGCGAGCACGTCCCCGCGGACGTCACCTACGCGATGAGCCGGGTCGAGTCCGAAAGCGCGCGGATGACGGCGCTGGTCTCCGACCTGCTGCTGCTCGCCCGGCTCGACTCCGGTCGGGACCTGGTCCGGGAACCGGTGGACGTCTCCCGGCTGATCGTCAACGCGGTCAACGACGCGCACGTGGCTGCCCCGGGCCACCGCTTCGCTCTCGACCTGCCCGAGGAGCCGGTCACGGTCACCGGGGACCCGGCCCGCCTGCACCAGGTTCTCGCGAACCTGCTGGCCAACGCCCGCACCCACACGCCGCCTGGCACCCAGGTCACGGCGAGCCTGACCGTGAGCGGCCCCACGGCGATCCTCGCGGTCGTGGACGACGGCCCGGGCATCCCTCCGGATCTGCTCCCCGAGGTCTTCCAACGCTTCGCGCGCGGCGACAGCTCGCGGTCCCGCGCCGCCGGTAGCACCGGGCTGGGGCTCGCCATCGTCGCCGCCGTCGTCGAGGCACATCACGGGCACGTGCGGGCCACGAGCGAGCCGGGACGCACCGCCTTCATGGTCGAGCTGCCCCGATGCCTCCCCCCCTCGGAGACGGTCCCGTCCGAGCCTGCCCGCCTGACCGGCCCGACGCACCCCGACCGAGCTTCACAGCCTGCGCACAGGTAG
- a CDS encoding ArnT family glycosyltransferase has protein sequence MSPILTDPVPLSGGGRAPGHRRRMPWTRDQPHHVPSPDAPTETGLPVGGSGGLVSAEDVSAEDARWVRPALVTLLVGTGVLYLWGLGASGWANAFYSAAVQAGSVSWKAFFYGSSDAANSITVDKPPASLWVMALSVRIFGLSAWSILVPQALMGVATVGLLYQTVRRQFSAGAGLLAGAVLALTPVAALMFRFNNPDALLVLLLVAAAYATLRAIEQASTRWLVFAGVLVSFAFLTKLLQALLVVPVFALVYLVTAPTSFWRRVRQTLAAGLGLLIPAGLFIAIVELVPASSRPYIGGSQHNSLLELTLGYNGLGRLTGNETGSVGGGRGGRMGGLPESIGNGAAGAAPGGGTVIFGPGGPGGHGGGMWGQAGWTRMFGSEVGGQISWLLPTALILLVAGLWITRRAPRTNRARAAFLLWGGWLLVTGIVFSQMKGIFHAYYTVALAPAVGALVGMGCALLWRHRRHPAAAVVSAATMAATAAWCYTLLNRTPQWHPWIRYAVLVAGIIAALGFLAAIRLPRRAALGVATVALVAGLLGPGSYAIATAATPHTGSIPAAGPAGAGFGGPGGGRFFRMGQGGLQAGRQRGFPPRGMGRGAQGGPQGGGIFPGGAFPGDGQQMPGGQGGMPGQAGGGAGTGTTTLGNGILGGRESRGGGPGGLLSAVTPSNTIVKLLRQNADSYTWVAAAVGSNSAAGYQLATQDPVMPVGGFNGSDPSPTLAQFKQYVAEGKIHYFIGGGGFGQANGGSSSSREISSWVTENFTSKTVDGVTLYDLTAPKTGATTGSTTGTGVTA, from the coding sequence ATGTCGCCCATACTCACCGACCCGGTGCCCCTCTCCGGAGGCGGTCGGGCCCCTGGACATCGGCGGCGCATGCCGTGGACCAGGGACCAGCCCCACCACGTGCCCTCCCCCGACGCCCCCACCGAGACCGGGCTCCCGGTCGGCGGCTCCGGTGGCCTCGTATCCGCCGAAGACGTATCCGCCGAGGACGCCCGCTGGGTCCGACCTGCACTGGTCACCCTGCTGGTGGGCACGGGTGTGCTCTACCTGTGGGGCCTCGGCGCGTCGGGATGGGCGAACGCGTTCTACTCGGCCGCGGTCCAGGCCGGCTCGGTGAGCTGGAAGGCGTTCTTCTACGGTTCCTCGGACGCCGCCAACTCAATCACGGTCGACAAGCCGCCGGCCTCCCTGTGGGTCATGGCGCTGTCCGTCCGGATCTTCGGCCTCAGCGCCTGGAGCATCCTCGTGCCCCAGGCGCTGATGGGTGTCGCCACCGTCGGCCTGCTTTACCAGACCGTGCGGCGGCAGTTCTCCGCCGGTGCGGGCCTGCTCGCCGGCGCGGTGCTGGCCCTGACCCCGGTCGCGGCCCTGATGTTCCGGTTCAACAACCCGGACGCCCTGCTCGTGCTGCTCCTGGTCGCCGCGGCCTACGCGACGTTGCGGGCGATCGAGCAGGCGAGCACCCGCTGGCTGGTGTTCGCCGGGGTCCTGGTCAGCTTCGCCTTCCTGACGAAGCTGCTGCAGGCACTGCTCGTCGTCCCCGTCTTCGCGCTGGTGTACCTGGTGACCGCGCCGACCTCGTTCTGGCGGCGCGTCCGGCAGACCCTGGCCGCGGGGCTCGGACTGCTGATCCCCGCCGGCCTCTTCATCGCGATCGTGGAGCTCGTTCCGGCGTCCTCCCGCCCCTACATCGGGGGTTCACAGCACAACAGCCTGCTGGAGCTCACCCTCGGCTACAACGGACTCGGCCGACTTACCGGCAACGAGACCGGCAGCGTTGGCGGTGGCCGGGGCGGCCGGATGGGCGGCCTGCCGGAATCCATCGGGAACGGCGCGGCAGGCGCCGCTCCCGGCGGCGGCACGGTCATCTTCGGCCCCGGGGGTCCGGGCGGCCACGGGGGCGGCATGTGGGGCCAGGCCGGTTGGACCCGCATGTTCGGCTCGGAAGTCGGCGGTCAGATCTCCTGGCTGCTCCCGACGGCACTGATCCTGCTCGTCGCCGGCCTGTGGATCACCCGGCGCGCCCCGCGGACGAACCGCGCCCGCGCCGCCTTCCTTCTCTGGGGCGGCTGGCTGCTCGTCACCGGCATCGTCTTCAGCCAGATGAAGGGCATCTTCCACGCCTACTACACGGTGGCGCTCGCCCCGGCGGTCGGTGCCCTGGTGGGGATGGGCTGCGCGCTGCTCTGGCGTCATCGCCGGCATCCCGCCGCCGCCGTGGTCTCGGCTGCCACGATGGCCGCCACCGCCGCCTGGTGCTACACCCTGTTGAACCGCACCCCCCAGTGGCATCCATGGATCCGGTACGCCGTGCTCGTCGCCGGGATCATCGCGGCGCTCGGGTTCCTCGCGGCCATCCGACTGCCGCGGCGGGCCGCGCTCGGTGTCGCCACCGTGGCGCTGGTCGCCGGGCTCCTCGGACCCGGCTCGTATGCCATCGCCACCGCGGCGACCCCGCACACCGGCTCGATCCCGGCGGCGGGTCCCGCCGGCGCCGGCTTCGGCGGGCCGGGTGGCGGCCGCTTCTTCCGCATGGGCCAGGGCGGCCTGCAGGCCGGCCGTCAGCGGGGCTTCCCGCCGCGGGGGATGGGCCGCGGGGCACAGGGCGGCCCACAGGGTGGTGGAATCTTCCCCGGCGGGGCCTTCCCCGGCGATGGGCAGCAGATGCCCGGCGGCCAGGGCGGCATGCCCGGCCAGGCCGGTGGTGGTGCCGGGACCGGAACCACCACGCTGGGGAACGGGATCCTCGGCGGGCGGGAGAGCCGGGGCGGTGGCCCAGGCGGTCTACTCAGCGCCGTCACTCCCAGCAACACGATCGTGAAGCTGCTCAGGCAGAACGCGGACTCCTACACCTGGGTCGCCGCCGCGGTCGGTTCGAACAGCGCGGCCGGATACCAGCTCGCGACCCAGGACCCGGTCATGCCGGTCGGCGGATTCAACGGGAGCGACCCCTCGCCCACCCTGGCGCAGTTCAAGCAGTACGTCGCCGAAGGAAAGATCCACTACTTCATCGGCGGCGGCGGCTTCGGTCAGGCCAACGGCGGTAGCTCGTCCTCACGGGAGATCTCCAGCTGGGTGACGGAGAACTTCACCTCGAAGACGGTCGACGGCGTGACCCTCTACGACCTGACCGCACCGAAGACCGGCGCCACCACCGGCTCCACGACGGGCACCGGCGTCACTGCCTGA
- a CDS encoding bifunctional glycosyltransferase family 2/GtrA family protein, whose amino-acid sequence MTGTFETTGSTGESIPVQHHQPGWLGPDGGRPRPVLDVVIPVYNEENDLAPCVRRLYAHLTGTFPYPFQITIADNASTDGTLAIAQALEKELPEVAAIHLEAKGRGRALRAAWGLSPAPVLAYMDVDLSTDLAALLPLVAPLISGHSDLAIGTRLSPASRVVRGPRREVISRCYNLILRRTLAARFSDAQCGFKAIRADAAAGLLPLVEDSGWFFDTELLVLAERAGMRIHEVPVDWIDDPDSRVDVLATAIADLKGVVRLLRAFGSGKLPLAKLHQEFGRGPLTAGHAEEGKVVEVPGVPKGLAGQLLRFAAIGVASTLSYLVLFVLLRTVTGAQIANLLSLLLTAVANTAANRRLTFGLTGPRRAGRHHLQGLVVFAVGLGLTSGSLALLHAASTNPGRGLELSVLVLANLASTVIRFLLLRAWVFRPDREARNVAGMPPATTPPRRRAPTGEIRNAE is encoded by the coding sequence ATGACCGGGACCTTCGAGACGACCGGGAGCACCGGAGAGAGCATTCCCGTTCAACATCATCAGCCCGGGTGGCTCGGGCCGGACGGCGGCCGTCCGCGCCCGGTGCTGGACGTCGTCATCCCCGTGTACAACGAGGAGAACGACCTCGCCCCCTGCGTCCGACGGCTGTACGCCCACCTGACCGGGACGTTCCCGTACCCCTTTCAGATCACGATCGCCGACAACGCCAGCACCGACGGCACCCTGGCCATCGCCCAGGCGTTGGAGAAGGAGCTCCCCGAGGTCGCCGCGATCCACCTCGAGGCCAAGGGCCGCGGCCGGGCACTGCGGGCGGCCTGGGGCCTCTCGCCCGCACCGGTGCTCGCCTACATGGACGTCGATCTGTCGACCGACCTCGCCGCGCTGCTGCCCCTGGTGGCTCCGCTCATCAGCGGCCACTCGGATCTCGCTATCGGCACCCGGCTCTCCCCCGCCTCCCGGGTCGTGCGGGGACCGCGCCGGGAGGTGATCTCCCGCTGCTACAACCTGATCCTCCGCAGGACCCTGGCGGCCCGGTTCTCCGACGCGCAGTGCGGCTTCAAGGCGATCCGCGCCGACGCCGCAGCGGGCCTGCTACCCCTGGTGGAGGATAGCGGCTGGTTCTTCGACACCGAACTGCTCGTCCTGGCCGAACGGGCCGGGATGCGCATCCACGAGGTCCCGGTCGACTGGATCGATGATCCGGACAGCCGCGTCGACGTCCTCGCCACGGCCATCGCCGACCTGAAGGGTGTGGTCCGCCTCTTGCGGGCGTTCGGCAGCGGAAAGCTGCCGCTCGCCAAGCTGCACCAGGAGTTCGGCCGAGGTCCGCTCACCGCCGGCCACGCCGAGGAGGGCAAGGTCGTCGAGGTCCCGGGGGTACCGAAGGGACTCGCCGGTCAGCTCCTGCGATTCGCCGCGATCGGGGTCGCCAGCACGCTGTCCTATCTGGTGCTCTTCGTCCTGCTGCGGACAGTCACCGGGGCGCAGATCGCGAACCTGCTGTCGCTGCTTCTCACGGCGGTCGCGAACACCGCGGCGAACCGGCGGCTGACCTTCGGTCTCACCGGTCCGCGGCGCGCCGGTCGCCACCATCTGCAGGGCCTGGTGGTGTTCGCCGTCGGCCTCGGCCTGACCAGCGGTTCGCTCGCGCTCCTGCACGCGGCGAGCACGAACCCCGGCCGCGGCCTCGAACTCTCCGTGCTGGTGCTGGCGAACCTGGCCTCCACGGTCATCCGGTTCCTTCTGCTACGCGCCTGGGTTTTCCGCCCGGACCGGGAGGCGAGGAACGTGGCCGGGATGCCCCCGGCCACGACACCCCCGCGGAGGCGGGCCCCGACCGGCGAGATCAGGAACGCAGAGTAA
- a CDS encoding pyruvate carboxylase has product MRKVLVANRSEIAVRVFRAAQELGLRTVAVYTPEDVSALHRTKASEAYEIGGPGHPVRGYLDIDALLTVAKQAEADALHPGYGFLSESAVLADACATAGVTFVGPPPAVLRLTGDKVAARDAALAAGLPVLRASVPLPEGAGALAAAEEVGFPLFVKASAGGGGRGLRRVERPADLADAVASASREAAAAFGDGTIFLEQAVDRPRHIEVQILADAYGNIIHLYERDCSVQRRHQKVVEIAPAPQLDEAVRASICADAVRFARHVGYVNAGTVEFLLGADDRYTFMEMNPRIQVEHTVTEEVTGVDLVAAQLRIADGESLAGLNLTQEQIVLRSTAIQCRVTTEDPSDGFRPDIGTISFYQSPGGPGVRLDGATYPGAEVSPYFDSLLVKLTTRGNTLEKAARRARRALNEFRVRGVRTNIDFLVRLLADPGFLAGGVSTSFIDERPELLAPGKGADPTSRLLARLAESTVNGFPRPAVALTDPRELLPPAPAQVAASGGTASGGTQPPAGSRQLLTELGPAGWAAWLRAQEALAVTDTTLRDAHQSLLATRLRSFDILAAAPSYAALTPNLLSLEAWGGATYDVALRFLAEDPWERLAALRQAAPNICLQMLLRGRNAVGYTPYPDDVVRAFVAEAAATGVDIFRIFDALNDIEQMRPAIEAVLGTGAIAEGTLCYTGDLSDPAERIYTLDYYLRLAEELVETGVHVLAVKDMAGLLRPAAAATLVTALRERFDRPVHLHTHDTAGGQLATLLAASAAGVDAVDAAAAPMSGGTSQVNMSALVAATDHTPRATGIALSALSAMEPYWEAVRDLYAPFEAGLRAPTGAVYRHEIPGGQLTNLRQQAIALGLGDRWAEVTECYAIANELLGKPIKVTPTSKVVGDLALFIAGGSVDVDRLRAHPEEFDLPASVLGYLAGELGTPPAGFAEPFRERALAGRRPSPPSVDLDAADADELSFPGARRVALSRLLFPGPWKDYLRAVDAYGDSSVVPTDGFLYGLRPGVPLTVTLEPGVEIIVELETLSEPDDSAMRTLYLRVNGQPRPVRVRDASITATTTAARRADAADPNQVGAGLPGIVTFSVAVGDTVTKGQRLAVVEAMKMEAAVTSPVGGTVVELVRSSGDSVEVGDLLLTLRS; this is encoded by the coding sequence GTGCGTAAGGTACTGGTTGCAAATCGTAGCGAGATCGCCGTCCGTGTTTTCCGAGCCGCTCAGGAACTGGGCCTGCGCACGGTGGCGGTCTACACGCCCGAAGACGTTTCCGCGCTGCACCGGACAAAGGCGTCCGAGGCCTACGAGATCGGTGGCCCCGGGCACCCGGTGCGCGGATACCTGGACATCGATGCCCTGCTCACCGTGGCCAAGCAGGCGGAGGCCGACGCGCTGCACCCCGGCTACGGCTTCCTGTCGGAGTCGGCGGTGCTCGCCGATGCGTGCGCCACCGCCGGCGTCACCTTCGTCGGACCGCCCCCGGCGGTCCTGCGGCTGACCGGAGACAAGGTCGCCGCCCGGGACGCCGCGCTGGCCGCCGGGCTGCCGGTGCTGCGCGCCTCGGTGCCGCTGCCGGAGGGCGCCGGGGCGCTCGCCGCCGCCGAGGAGGTCGGCTTCCCGCTGTTCGTCAAGGCCTCCGCCGGTGGTGGGGGGCGCGGCCTGCGGCGGGTGGAACGCCCCGCCGACCTCGCCGACGCGGTGGCGAGCGCGTCCCGGGAGGCCGCCGCCGCCTTCGGGGACGGCACGATCTTCCTGGAGCAGGCGGTGGACCGGCCGCGCCACATCGAGGTCCAGATCCTGGCCGACGCCTACGGCAACATCATCCATCTGTACGAGCGGGACTGCTCGGTGCAGCGCCGGCACCAGAAGGTCGTGGAGATCGCCCCGGCGCCGCAGCTCGACGAGGCGGTCCGGGCGAGCATCTGCGCCGACGCGGTGCGGTTCGCCCGGCATGTCGGCTATGTCAATGCGGGCACGGTCGAGTTTCTTCTCGGCGCCGACGACCGGTACACGTTCATGGAGATGAATCCCCGGATCCAGGTCGAGCACACGGTCACCGAGGAGGTCACCGGGGTTGATCTGGTCGCGGCGCAGCTGCGGATCGCTGATGGGGAGAGCCTGGCCGGCCTCAACCTCACCCAGGAGCAGATCGTCCTGCGCAGCACCGCCATCCAGTGCCGGGTCACCACCGAGGATCCCTCGGATGGCTTCCGGCCCGACATCGGGACGATCAGCTTCTACCAGTCACCCGGCGGTCCGGGGGTGCGCCTCGACGGCGCCACGTACCCGGGGGCCGAAGTCAGCCCGTACTTCGACTCGTTGCTGGTGAAGCTGACGACCCGGGGTAACACGCTGGAGAAGGCGGCGCGGCGCGCCCGGCGGGCGCTGAACGAGTTCCGGGTCCGCGGGGTGCGCACGAACATCGACTTCCTGGTGCGGCTCCTCGCTGACCCCGGCTTCCTCGCCGGCGGGGTGAGCACGTCGTTCATCGATGAACGGCCGGAGCTGCTCGCTCCCGGCAAGGGGGCGGACCCGACCAGCCGGCTGCTGGCTCGCCTCGCCGAGAGCACGGTGAACGGATTCCCGCGCCCGGCGGTCGCCCTGACCGACCCCCGGGAGTTGCTGCCGCCCGCGCCCGCGCAGGTGGCGGCGTCCGGCGGCACGGCGTCCGGCGGCACGCAGCCGCCGGCGGGATCCCGGCAGCTGCTGACGGAGCTCGGGCCGGCGGGCTGGGCGGCGTGGCTGCGCGCCCAGGAGGCGCTGGCCGTCACCGACACCACCCTGCGTGACGCCCACCAGTCGCTGCTGGCCACGAGGCTGCGCAGCTTCGACATCCTGGCGGCCGCCCCGTCGTACGCCGCGCTGACGCCGAACCTGCTGAGCCTGGAGGCCTGGGGCGGGGCGACCTACGATGTCGCGCTGCGCTTTCTCGCGGAGGATCCGTGGGAGCGGCTCGCCGCGCTGCGCCAGGCCGCGCCGAACATCTGCCTGCAGATGCTGCTGCGGGGGCGCAACGCGGTCGGGTACACCCCCTACCCGGACGACGTCGTCCGGGCGTTCGTCGCCGAGGCCGCGGCGACCGGCGTCGACATCTTCCGGATCTTCGATGCGCTGAACGACATCGAGCAGATGCGCCCGGCGATCGAGGCGGTGCTCGGTACCGGGGCGATCGCCGAAGGGACGCTCTGCTACACCGGTGACCTCTCCGACCCGGCGGAGCGGATCTACACCCTCGACTACTACCTGCGCCTCGCCGAAGAGCTCGTCGAGACGGGTGTGCATGTGCTTGCCGTGAAGGACATGGCGGGACTGCTGCGCCCGGCGGCGGCGGCCACGCTGGTGACGGCCCTGCGGGAGCGTTTCGACCGGCCCGTCCACCTGCATACCCACGACACCGCGGGCGGCCAGCTCGCCACCCTGCTCGCGGCGTCCGCGGCCGGGGTGGACGCGGTGGACGCCGCCGCCGCGCCGATGTCCGGCGGCACCAGCCAGGTCAACATGTCCGCGCTGGTGGCGGCGACCGACCACACTCCCCGGGCGACCGGCATCGCGCTGTCCGCGCTGTCCGCGATGGAGCCGTACTGGGAGGCTGTGCGCGACCTCTACGCCCCGTTCGAGGCGGGGCTGCGGGCCCCGACCGGGGCCGTGTACCGGCACGAGATTCCCGGCGGCCAGCTGACGAACCTGCGTCAGCAGGCGATCGCGCTGGGACTGGGGGACCGGTGGGCCGAGGTCACCGAGTGCTACGCGATCGCCAACGAGCTGCTCGGCAAGCCCATCAAGGTGACGCCGACCAGCAAGGTCGTCGGTGACCTGGCTCTGTTCATCGCCGGCGGATCCGTCGACGTGGACCGGTTGCGTGCGCATCCCGAGGAGTTCGACCTGCCGGCCAGCGTGCTCGGCTACCTCGCGGGTGAACTCGGCACGCCGCCGGCAGGCTTCGCCGAACCGTTCCGGGAACGGGCGCTGGCCGGGCGCCGTCCGTCGCCGCCGTCCGTCGACCTCGACGCGGCGGACGCCGACGAGCTCTCCTTCCCGGGGGCCCGGCGGGTGGCCCTGTCCAGGCTGCTCTTCCCCGGCCCGTGGAAGGACTATCTGCGGGCGGTGGACGCCTACGGGGACTCCTCCGTGGTCCCGACCGACGGCTTTTTGTACGGGCTGCGGCCTGGCGTTCCGCTCACCGTCACCCTGGAGCCCGGGGTAGAGATCATCGTGGAGCTGGAGACGCTCTCCGAACCGGACGACTCCGCGATGCGCACCCTGTACCTGCGGGTCAACGGCCAGCCCCGGCCGGTGCGGGTCCGGGACGCGTCCATCACGGCCACCACCACGGCGGCCCGTCGGGCGGACGCCGCCGATCCGAACCAGGTGGGCGCCGGGCTGCCGGGCATCGTCACGTTCAGCGTCGCGGTGGGCGACACGGTGACGAAGGGCCAGCGGCTGGCGGTGGTGGAGGCGATGAAGATGGAGGCCGCGGTGACCAGCCCGGTGGGCGGGACCGTCGTGGAGCTCGTCCGCTCCAGCGGCGACTCCGTCGAGGTCGGCGACCTGCTGCTTACTCTGCGTTCCTGA